A single Rhopalosiphum padi isolate XX-2018 chromosome 4, ASM2088224v1, whole genome shotgun sequence DNA region contains:
- the LOC132929974 gene encoding protein lin-9 homolog: protein MDSDSSDMEVDDEYRQTKLCPAVLGLQPVNKRNNPKIIESTNSGKDKLNRRGMPVRIRKKNKLFFDEEVFNTSKNPSVKQERMMYVNSPKKQTPKKIVEPKLEPKTPKTPKQEKIVNQKLPTPKVAAVKTTPTIKLKTPNVKTPVKSASKKSTENGVTKPKIVKLETPKNIVSTSKPKSDSLERKRCQNVGLRLRKIFQLPKAKNWIYYEWFYSNIDKPLLYESDFMMCVQDFFPSFKIKTMTRTEWCMLRRMMGKPRRCSQNFFDEEIRELDRRRRKIRLLQQRKARDELLFKDIPDEIPLQLSVGTKVTAMLRSNTEDGLFNGTIEALDVSNNTYRIHFDKPGLGTHSVLDYEVCSNQPPETISKNVLLQMCRPRVPYHNRSISPETKVDVHKTDQNTTAQYSMKLLESTVKFRKILTAKKQYVQTLRNMNSEAEKMVLYNEDITPEFQSRYAKIVLDLDNLNLHLTSVMCVLSEEIKILAPEEAETWPLITDYLQNQSFDEAEQMIEHNKEVTDSRFMIDDQPMLALIKDLLALMLQVKTLTENEPTAYELDALKRTMVEIKLKLSQSNQKSFENCVEIHMQQIQSSLDTFHTLSSSNRK from the coding sequence atggattCAGATAGTAGTGATATGGAAGTAGACGACGAATATCGCCAAACAAAATTATGTCCAGCAGTTTTAGGTTTGCAGCCtgtaaataaaagaaataatccTAAAATTATAGAATCGACAAATTCGggaaaagataaattaaacagAAGAGGTATGCCTGTTCgtataaggaaaaaaaataaattattttttgatgaagAAGTATTCAACACATCTAAAAATCCATCTGTGAAACAAGAACGCATGATGTATGTGAATTCTCCTAAAAAACAAAcaccaaaaaaaattgttgaacctAAATTAGAACCAAAAACACCAAAAACGCCTAAAcaagaaaaaattgttaatcaaaaattaccaaCTCCAAAAGTTGCTGCTGTCAAAACAACACCTACAATCAAACTTAAGACTCCCAATGTAAAAACACCTGTTAAAAGTGCTTCTAAAAAATCTACCGAAAATGGTGTAACTAAACCAAAAATTGTAAAACTCGAAACTCCTAAAAACATAGTGTCAACATCCAAACCAAAATCTGACTCTTTGGAACGTAAACGTTGTCAAAATGTTGGATTAAGACTGAGGAAAATTTTTCAATTACCAAAAGCAAAGAATTGGATATATTACGAGTGGTTTTATAGCAATATAGATAAACCTCTTTTATATGAATCTGATTTTATGATGTGTGTACAAGACTTCTTTCcctcttttaaaattaaaactatgactAGGACTGAATGGTGTATGTTACGGAGAATGATGGGTAAACCTCGTAGATGTTCTCAGAATTTCTTTGACGAAGAAATTCGAGAATTGGatagaagaagaagaaaaataagattattacaACAAAGGAAAGCTAGAGATGAATTGTTATTTAAAGATATACCAGATGAAATACCTTTACAACTTAGCGTTGGTACAAAAGTAACAGCAATGTTAAGAAGTAACACTGAAGATGGTCTGTTTAATGGAACTATTGAAGCTTTAGATGTTTCAAACAATActtatagaatacattttgataagcCTGGCTTAGGTACACACTCTGTCCTTGATTATGAAGTATGCTCCAATCAACCTCCAGAaactatttcaaaaaatgtattattacaaatGTGTCGTCCACGTGTACCCTACCATAACCGTTCAATATCACCTGAAACTAAAGTAGACGTACATAAAACTGATCAGAATACAACTGCACAATATTCAATGAAACTTTTAGAATCTActgtaaaatttagaaaaattttaaCCGCAAAAAAGCAATATGTACAAACATTACGTAACATGAATTCTGAAGCCGAAAAAATGGTTCTGTACAATGAAGATATAACACCAGAATTTCAGAGTCGATATGCTAAAATTGTTTTGGACTTGGATAATTTAAATCTTCATTTAACATCAGTAATGTGTGTTCTTAgcgaagaaattaaaatattagcacCTGAAGAAGCTGAAACGTGGCCATTGATAACAGATTATTTGCAAAATCAGTCATTTGATGAAGCTGAACAAATGATTGAGCATAACAAAGAAGTAACTGATTCCCGTTTTATGATTGATGACCAGCCGATGTTAGCtttaattaaagatttattaGCTTTAATGCTTCAGGTGAAGACATTAACTGAAAATGAACCTACTGCATATGAATTGGATGCTTTAAAAAGAACCATGGTTGaaataaaacttaaacttaGTCAATCTAATCAAAAATCTTTTGAAAATTGTGTAGAAATTCATATGCAGCAAATTCAATCTAGTTTAGATACTTTTCATACTTTATCCTCTTCTAATAGAAAATAA